From a region of the Halanaerobium hydrogeniformans genome:
- a CDS encoding glucodextranase DOMON-like domain-containing protein codes for MTLLSRKIWQIIILLSILIFLISFLMTAVSAAEYRVVFNHLDARGDDFGPGDYEYPLNHIFHQADNLFDIQALTIFESEHSYRFRFSFGNLTDPWDSEYGFSLPLIEIYLDNQSSGADQPFHEGANISFSDDFKWNKFLKISGWWARLYTPESEEEFLNLNELALDDKHQAQSAEIIRDDNDLYLTLAKSELGSLDDSSIVLLVGSFDPFGYDYYRDLSRRRQLWKIYTETDLDLAKAPRVMDILTPGPYSQRDILDNELAEVPAIRVKPPLPTRRRGLIEFFMIENLLIVFAFLIYLVLIKVIVHKFEYKK; via the coding sequence TTGACTTTACTTAGCAGAAAAATCTGGCAAATAATAATCTTATTATCAATCCTCATTTTCCTGATTTCTTTTTTGATGACAGCTGTTTCAGCAGCTGAATATCGAGTTGTTTTTAATCACCTTGATGCTCGTGGAGATGACTTTGGCCCAGGAGATTATGAATATCCTTTAAATCATATTTTCCATCAGGCTGATAATCTTTTTGATATCCAGGCTTTAACAATTTTCGAATCAGAGCACAGTTATCGTTTTCGCTTTTCTTTTGGAAATTTGACTGATCCCTGGGATTCAGAATATGGGTTTTCACTACCTTTAATAGAAATCTATCTTGATAATCAGAGTTCAGGAGCCGATCAGCCTTTTCATGAAGGTGCTAACATATCTTTTTCTGATGATTTTAAGTGGAATAAATTTTTGAAAATTAGCGGCTGGTGGGCCAGACTTTATACACCAGAAAGTGAAGAAGAATTTCTTAACTTAAATGAACTGGCCCTTGATGATAAACACCAGGCCCAAAGTGCAGAAATTATTAGAGATGATAATGATCTGTATTTAACTTTAGCTAAAAGTGAGCTTGGTTCATTAGATGACAGTTCAATTGTGCTGCTTGTTGGCAGCTTTGATCCTTTTGGTTATGATTATTACAGAGATCTTTCGCGGCGGAGGCAGCTCTGGAAGATTTATACAGAAACAGACTTAGATCTAGCTAAAGCACCTCGAGTTATGGATATTTTAACTCCAGGTCCTTACAGTCAGCGAGATATTTTAGATAATGAGCTGGCAGAAGTACCGGCAATAAGGGTCAAACCTCCTCTACCTACGCGAAGGAGAGGATTAATAGAATTTTTTATGATTGAAAACTTATTGATTGTATTTGCTTTTCTAATTTATCTTGTATTGATAAAGGTAATTGTTCATAAATTTGAATATAAAAAATAA
- a CDS encoding squalene/phytoene synthase family protein yields MRDTPIKFAKNILKDVSRSFALTIPMLDKIIKDEVLVNYLQDRILDNFEDEIQPPDLKLQKRMMDKVSRIFSPEDYDRQEDFKEIKAKSALIKDADLSRLNYNIDIIYQAYQSFDLETQKISHKWLQEMKLGMQKYLTKTVENFTELDEYCYYVAGTVGGFLTELIIYKLDFAAEDKEILLDNFNEAGLFLQKVNLIRDIKDDLENREKHFWPLKELNITEEELLNRENESRVMEALDKMLDDLLKHTAALKKYYHALPQSLSGYKKFFAVNNALGLATVEKLRDNTAVFYGDKAVKVSKLAFANILRAPEKYFLKYCSKYITD; encoded by the coding sequence ATGAGAGATACTCCAATTAAATTTGCTAAAAATATATTAAAAGATGTTTCCCGAAGCTTTGCTTTGACCATTCCCATGCTCGATAAGATCATTAAAGATGAGGTGCTTGTTAATTATCTTCAGGATAGGATTCTTGATAACTTTGAAGATGAAATTCAACCTCCAGATCTTAAGTTACAAAAGAGGATGATGGATAAGGTAAGCAGAATATTTTCACCTGAAGATTATGATCGTCAGGAAGATTTTAAAGAAATTAAAGCTAAAAGTGCTTTAATTAAGGATGCAGATTTATCTCGCTTAAATTATAATATTGATATAATTTATCAGGCATATCAAAGCTTCGACTTAGAAACTCAAAAAATATCACATAAGTGGCTGCAGGAAATGAAGCTGGGAATGCAAAAATATTTGACTAAAACGGTAGAAAACTTTACAGAACTGGATGAATATTGTTATTATGTAGCTGGAACGGTTGGTGGTTTTTTGACTGAGCTGATCATCTACAAATTAGATTTTGCTGCAGAAGATAAAGAGATTTTGCTGGATAATTTTAATGAGGCCGGTCTATTTTTACAAAAAGTTAATCTGATCAGGGATATCAAAGATGATTTAGAAAATAGAGAAAAACACTTCTGGCCTTTAAAGGAATTAAATATTACAGAAGAAGAACTGCTCAACAGAGAAAATGAATCTAGGGTGATGGAAGCTTTAGATAAAATGCTGGATGATTTACTCAAACATACAGCAGCTTTAAAAAAATACTATCATGCTCTACCACAAAGTTTGAGCGGCTATAAGAAGTTCTTTGCAGTTAATAATGCTCTTGGCTTAGCTACGGTTGAGAAATTACGGGATAATACAGCTGTTTTTTATGGTGATAAAGCTGTTAAGGTTTCTAAATTAGCCTTTGCCAATATTTTGCGAGCACCAGAGAAATATTTTTTAAAATATTGTTCTAAATACATAACAGACTAA
- the rapZ gene encoding RNase adapter RapZ, protein MDFLLITGMSGAGKSLALNHFEDRGYFCVDNLPPALISKFAEICLQSDLEKIALVSDIRGREFFNDLFAELGKLEKLELDYNILFLEASDDILIRRYKESRRRHPLDKEGRVLDAIQQERKILEELRGRASKVIDTGELKIAELQEELDNLYISQDQKSYLQISLISFGFKYGIPLDADLVFDVRFLANPYYVESLKEKTGEDKVVQDYILKWPITEKFYEKFFDLIKFLIPEYKNEGKSHLAIAIGCTGGKHRSVTTVLKLSEVLAEQDLNYNIEHRDIDK, encoded by the coding sequence ATGGATTTTTTATTGATCACAGGTATGTCAGGAGCTGGCAAATCACTTGCTTTAAATCATTTTGAGGATAGAGGCTATTTTTGTGTTGATAATTTACCACCTGCTTTAATTTCTAAGTTTGCAGAAATTTGTCTGCAGTCTGATCTAGAAAAAATTGCCCTTGTCAGTGATATTAGAGGCAGAGAGTTTTTTAATGATCTTTTTGCAGAGCTGGGAAAATTAGAAAAACTTGAATTAGATTATAATATATTATTTTTAGAAGCTTCTGATGATATTTTAATAAGACGATATAAAGAAAGCAGAAGACGTCATCCCCTTGATAAAGAAGGAAGAGTTCTTGATGCTATTCAGCAGGAGAGAAAAATCCTTGAAGAGCTTAGAGGACGGGCAAGTAAGGTTATTGATACAGGAGAATTAAAAATTGCAGAACTTCAGGAGGAACTAGATAATCTTTATATCAGTCAGGATCAAAAAAGTTATTTGCAGATTAGTTTAATTTCTTTTGGCTTTAAATATGGTATACCGCTTGATGCTGATCTGGTTTTTGATGTACGCTTTCTGGCCAACCCATATTATGTAGAATCACTAAAAGAAAAAACAGGTGAGGACAAAGTTGTACAGGATTATATATTGAAATGGCCGATTACCGAAAAGTTTTATGAGAAATTTTTTGATTTAATTAAATTTTTGATTCCCGAATATAAAAATGAGGGCAAAAGTCATCTCGCTATAGCAATTGGCTGTACAGGAGGAAAACATAGATCTGTTACAACGGTTTTAAAATTATCAGAAGTTTTAGCAGAACAGGATTTAAACTATAATATAGAACATCGTGATATAGATAAATAA
- a CDS encoding gluconeogenesis factor YvcK family protein, whose amino-acid sequence MNLPKWFFPGLGVKRWFILMIFAFTLISIGITPLLGFDLGVFVTEYLTFHLNNLIGEGTEIALKSIAVIMVVGGLFTIYYSLIKIRAELNTHITPHSEILDLLYEKRRSNKGPEIVAFGGGTGLANLLRGLKKNSDNLTAVVTVADDGGSSGRLRDEMGILPPGDIRNCLVALADREPLMEKLFQHRFKSNGGLEGHSFGNLYIAAMTEVLGDFEEAVLASSKVLAIRGKVLAATNENIKLGAVYEDQEKRIGESAIPADNKKIERVFLTPENPKTTPEVKAAIAGADVIVIGPGSLYTSILPNLLVEGIADAIRESDALKIYICNVMTQAGETDGYTAADHAKAIIDHCGEGIFDYIILNNQTGTKELRKKYEAEGAYPVKIDRKRLKKLGLKTIEKDLLKKNSYLRHNPDALAELIYKLNAEKK is encoded by the coding sequence ATGAACCTGCCTAAATGGTTTTTTCCAGGTTTGGGTGTTAAAAGATGGTTTATTTTGATGATTTTTGCTTTTACTTTAATAAGTATTGGCATAACACCATTATTAGGTTTTGACCTAGGTGTTTTTGTAACTGAATATTTAACATTTCATTTAAATAATTTAATTGGAGAAGGTACAGAAATCGCCCTGAAATCTATCGCAGTGATAATGGTTGTTGGGGGATTATTTACTATATACTATTCTTTGATTAAAATAAGAGCTGAACTTAATACCCATATAACACCACATTCAGAGATTTTAGACCTTTTATATGAAAAAAGGCGCTCAAACAAAGGTCCAGAAATTGTTGCTTTTGGTGGAGGGACTGGTTTAGCTAATTTGTTAAGAGGGTTGAAAAAAAATAGCGATAATTTGACAGCAGTTGTCACTGTTGCAGATGATGGAGGTAGTTCTGGGCGCTTAAGAGATGAAATGGGTATATTGCCTCCTGGTGATATTCGCAACTGTCTGGTAGCTTTAGCTGACCGGGAACCGCTGATGGAAAAATTATTTCAGCACCGCTTTAAATCAAATGGTGGTCTGGAGGGCCATAGTTTTGGCAACCTATATATAGCTGCAATGACAGAGGTTTTAGGTGATTTTGAAGAGGCTGTACTTGCTTCCAGTAAAGTTCTAGCAATTAGAGGTAAGGTATTAGCTGCAACAAATGAAAATATTAAATTGGGTGCTGTTTATGAAGATCAGGAAAAAAGAATTGGTGAATCCGCAATCCCTGCCGATAACAAAAAGATTGAAAGAGTATTTTTAACACCTGAAAATCCTAAAACAACTCCTGAAGTAAAAGCAGCAATTGCTGGAGCAGATGTTATAGTAATCGGCCCTGGTAGTCTATATACCAGTATTTTACCCAATTTACTGGTTGAAGGGATCGCAGATGCTATCAGAGAGAGTGATGCTTTAAAAATATATATTTGCAATGTGATGACCCAGGCCGGTGAAACTGATGGTTATACAGCTGCTGATCATGCTAAAGCAATTATAGATCACTGTGGAGAAGGAATTTTCGATTATATTATTCTTAACAACCAGACAGGAACAAAAGAATTAAGGAAAAAATATGAAGCTGAAGGTGCTTATCCGGTCAAAATAGACCGTAAACGCTTAAAAAAATTAGGTTTAAAAACTATAGAAAAAGATCTTTTGAAAAAAAACAGTTATCTTCGCCATAATCCTGATGCTTTAGCTGAGTTGATCTATAAGCTTAATGCAGAAAAAAAATAA
- the whiA gene encoding DNA-binding protein WhiA produces MSFTDQVKEELTRAKKKSYQEQLAELAALIRVDGSIQISNKHLSLKVKLYHGNLARRIYSLIKDRFGFDIEIRVRQHKKFNLSHSYDIIVTPQPGIREFLLELGFLTPQNNLIFHIKEEYLENRKLAQAYLRGIFLAGGSVNSPKSEYHLEFRCERESLAEDLIKLLAKFELDAHQTEHKGFYVVYFKSYDEVIKVLNIIGAHQAMLKMENDHIVKQLKNDVNRRVNFETANLEKSVSAAMDQLENIRIIEREKGLENLSPSLREMAQVRRENPYASLKELGEILDLSKSGVNHRLRRIKKIAENLA; encoded by the coding sequence ATGTCATTTACTGATCAGGTTAAAGAAGAATTAACCCGAGCAAAAAAGAAAAGTTATCAGGAGCAGCTGGCAGAATTAGCTGCTTTGATAAGAGTTGATGGCTCAATTCAGATATCTAATAAACATCTTTCTTTAAAAGTTAAACTATATCATGGCAATTTAGCCAGGAGGATATATTCGTTGATCAAAGATCGTTTCGGCTTTGATATAGAGATTAGAGTAAGACAGCATAAAAAATTCAACTTAAGTCATAGTTATGATATTATTGTTACACCCCAACCGGGGATTAGAGAATTTTTACTTGAGCTGGGTTTTTTAACTCCTCAAAACAATTTGATTTTTCACATTAAAGAAGAATATTTAGAAAATAGGAAGCTGGCCCAGGCATATTTAAGGGGTATCTTTTTAGCGGGAGGGTCTGTAAATAGTCCCAAAAGTGAATATCACCTTGAATTCCGCTGTGAAAGGGAGAGCCTTGCTGAAGATTTAATTAAATTACTTGCTAAATTTGAGCTGGATGCCCATCAAACTGAGCATAAGGGCTTTTATGTTGTTTATTTCAAAAGCTATGATGAGGTTATAAAGGTTTTAAATATTATTGGAGCCCATCAGGCGATGTTAAAAATGGAAAATGATCATATAGTTAAGCAATTAAAAAATGATGTAAATCGTAGAGTAAATTTTGAAACAGCAAATCTAGAGAAATCTGTTTCTGCAGCTATGGATCAGCTGGAAAATATAAGAATAATTGAGAGAGAAAAAGGTTTGGAGAACTTAAGCCCCAGTTTAAGGGAAATGGCCCAGGTTAGAAGAGAAAATCCCTATGCTTCACTTAAAGAATTAGGTGAGATTCTGGATTTAAGTAAATCAGGTGTAAATCATCGTCTCAGGAGAATTAAAAAAATTGCTGAAAATTTAGCTTGA
- a CDS encoding sugar-binding transcriptional regulator, with product MKKLFKIQEKLVPEIVERAQQRYNILRGIYYNQPVGRRALARILDLSERKIRNDLEFFEKNAFITITPSGTRITRIGEEFLIELDEYIKELRNISYLEKKLENILGLQKVKLVNGAVPADNIKVEIGRMASQLLKQEIKDGDILAVTGGTTLAQVAAEMTYSPESYDITVVPGRGGLGENVEIQANTIVAQIAKKLGGSYHLLHIPDNIAQENIHPLITEPSIQKTLEILKKANILIHGVGTAEDMAGRRGMNEKEIKELLAAGAVGEAFGFYFNYLGDIVYSTSSVGLNLSDLKVIEKVIVVAGGENKAEAIIAAVSNVYQDILITDENTARKIISLKGGEAEAGAE from the coding sequence ATGAAAAAACTTTTTAAAATTCAAGAAAAATTAGTTCCAGAAATTGTAGAAAGAGCTCAACAGCGTTATAATATACTGAGAGGTATTTATTATAATCAACCTGTTGGCAGAAGAGCACTTGCCAGGATATTAGATCTTAGTGAGAGAAAAATCAGGAATGACCTTGAATTTTTTGAAAAAAATGCTTTTATTACTATTACTCCCTCAGGAACAAGAATAACTAGAATTGGCGAAGAATTTTTGATAGAATTAGATGAATACATAAAAGAATTAAGAAATATTAGCTATTTAGAAAAAAAACTTGAAAATATATTAGGACTTCAAAAGGTTAAACTTGTTAATGGTGCTGTTCCTGCTGATAATATAAAAGTAGAAATCGGTCGAATGGCATCACAGTTATTGAAACAAGAAATCAAAGATGGAGACATTCTTGCTGTAACAGGAGGGACAACCCTGGCCCAGGTGGCCGCTGAAATGACATATAGTCCTGAATCCTATGATATTACAGTTGTACCAGGTAGAGGTGGTCTCGGTGAGAATGTTGAGATCCAGGCAAATACGATTGTAGCACAAATTGCTAAAAAGCTAGGTGGAAGTTATCATCTGCTGCATATACCTGATAATATTGCCCAGGAAAATATCCATCCTTTAATCACAGAACCCAGTATACAAAAGACACTGGAAATTTTGAAGAAAGCAAACATTTTAATTCATGGTGTTGGTACTGCTGAAGACATGGCCGGTCGGCGAGGAATGAACGAAAAAGAAATAAAGGAATTACTGGCAGCCGGTGCTGTTGGTGAAGCCTTTGGATTCTATTTTAACTATCTAGGTGATATAGTTTATTCTACAAGTAGTGTTGGCTTAAACTTGAGTGATTTAAAAGTCATAGAAAAAGTTATAGTCGTGGCTGGTGGAGAAAACAAAGCTGAAGCAATAATAGCAGCTGTCTCTAATGTATACCAGGATATTTTAATAACTGATGAAAATACAGCCAGGAAAATTATCTCTCTTAAGGGGGGTGAGGCCGAAGCAGGGGCTGAATAA